From Chlamydiota bacterium, a single genomic window includes:
- a CDS encoding HD domain-containing protein codes for MEPTHPVDEHRTDELLAILDRIELIVKQLVTAGSQAFLYSGAHPAVREYIERAFGTIGEILARRESFAVSAREGMLVYENIPLYRLSVSARKFIDYLEARKIHGIIIARGLTIEELVDFVEILVSPSVQARGRDEFNRELERRGVKAITAMEIKKEEEKPGPARTPQAVYEETVRLMRAFTKAALTGKELDLPGADSLVSEISELAAKDPRAMLDLSAIREFDEHAFTHAAHVCVLSTSLAALLGVRRARLAAICRAAMLHDIGKMAFPAETLFSSGEPDPATAELLRRHPLEGARALLEGLEARPLAVAVAYEHHMRYDLAGYPARPDGVRPHPVSLLVQIVDAYDNLTARRPGRLPLSRPAALERIAEEAGSAYDPAIAKGFLAMMGCYVPGTIVELDGGEIGVVEEVRGSDPARPAARMLGQEGPGGLRDLGEKDAGGLFRWSIRRPLGAERVPPLEAE; via the coding sequence GTTTCTCTACTCGGGCGCGCACCCCGCGGTGCGCGAGTACATCGAGCGCGCCTTCGGGACCATCGGAGAGATCCTCGCCCGCAGGGAGTCGTTCGCCGTCAGCGCGCGGGAGGGGATGCTGGTCTACGAGAACATCCCCCTCTACCGGCTGAGCGTGAGCGCGCGGAAGTTCATCGACTACCTCGAGGCGAGGAAGATCCACGGGATCATCATCGCGCGCGGCTTGACGATCGAGGAGCTCGTCGATTTCGTGGAAATCCTGGTGTCGCCATCGGTGCAGGCGCGGGGGCGCGACGAGTTCAACCGGGAGCTCGAACGCCGCGGCGTCAAGGCGATCACCGCGATGGAGATCAAGAAGGAGGAGGAGAAGCCCGGGCCCGCCCGCACGCCGCAGGCCGTCTACGAGGAGACGGTGCGGCTCATGCGCGCGTTCACGAAGGCCGCGCTCACCGGGAAGGAGCTCGACCTCCCCGGCGCCGACAGTCTCGTCAGCGAGATCTCGGAACTCGCGGCAAAGGACCCCCGGGCGATGCTCGACCTCTCGGCGATCCGCGAGTTCGACGAGCACGCCTTCACCCACGCGGCGCACGTCTGCGTCCTCTCCACCTCGCTCGCGGCGCTCCTGGGAGTCCGCCGCGCGCGCCTCGCCGCCATATGCCGTGCGGCGATGCTCCACGACATCGGAAAGATGGCGTTCCCCGCGGAGACGCTCTTCTCCTCGGGCGAACCCGATCCGGCGACGGCGGAGCTCCTGCGGCGCCACCCTCTCGAGGGGGCGCGCGCGCTGCTGGAGGGGCTGGAGGCGCGGCCGCTGGCGGTGGCGGTGGCCTACGAGCACCATATGCGGTACGACCTCGCGGGCTATCCGGCGCGGCCCGACGGCGTCCGCCCGCACCCGGTGAGTCTCCTCGTCCAGATCGTCGACGCGTACGATAATCTCACCGCGCGCCGTCCGGGACGCCTCCCACTCTCCCGCCCCGCAGCGCTCGAGCGGATCGCCGAGGAGGCGGGCAGCGCCTACGACCCCGCGATCGCAAAAGGGTTCCTCGCCATGATGGGGTGCTACGTCCCGGGGACGATCGTGGAGCTCGACGGCGGCGAGATCGGCGTCGTCGAGGAGGTCCGCGGAAGCGACCCCGCCAGGCCCGCGGCGAGGATGCTCGGCCAGGAAGGCCCGGGGGGCCTGCGGGATCTGGGGGAGAAGGACGCGGGGGGCTTGTTCCGCTGGTCGATCCGCCGCCCCCTCGGCGCCGAACGCGTTCCGCCCCTTGAGGCCGAATAG